The window TCGCGGATCCGCTCGGCGGTGACCTCGCCGACGCCCTCGACCTCGAGCAGGTCCTCCTCGCCGGCGGTCATGACCGCCTCGACGCTGCCGAAGTGTTCCAGCAGCGTCCGCGCGGTGACGGGGCCGACCTCGGCGACGCTGGCGACGACGTACTCCTGTTGCTCGGTGAGGGTCTTGGACTGCTTCTCGCCGTGGACGCTCACCTCGCGGTCCGACTCCTCCTGCTCGCGCGTGGCGACGGTCTCCAGGAGGTCGGCGGTCTCGTCCTCGTCGTTCGTCCGGAGGACGCTCGCGCCGAAGTCGACGGTCAGCGACGCGAGCGCTCCCTGGATGGCCTTGTGGTGGACGTTGCGCGCGCCGTAGAGGTCGTCGCCCTCGATCACCACGACGGGTCGGGCGTAGTGGCGGGCGGCGTCGCCGACTTGCTCGAACATCGAGCGGTCGCCGCCGGTCAGCGTGTCCAGGAAGTCCGCGACGGTCTTGCGCTCGACGGCCACGCGGTCCGAGAGGACGTAGTCGCCGACGGCCAGCGTTTCGAGTCGAGTCTCGATGCCCTCGCGCGTCGAGAGGTCCCGCGCGATGGTCGAGTCCAGTTCTCGCTGGTCGGCGACGACCTCGACGGCCTCGCCCTCGGCGTGGGGTTCGGGGGTGATGCCCTCTTCCTCGGCGACTCCATCTTCTTCGCTACGACCGGCCTCGACCCCTTCGTTTCCGGTCGAACCGGCCGGCGAATCGTCCGCGTCGTCGTCCCGCGCATCGCCTCCCTCCGTGTCGTCTTCCAGCGCAGTGGCTCCCTCCGCGTCGTCGCCGGCGAAGGCGTCCAGGCCGGCCTGGCCGTCGCCGGATTCTCCGTCACTGGAGTCCCCACCACTGGAGTCCCCGCCGCTCGCGCCGCCGTCGTCTTGCCCGCCATCACCGCGGTCGGTCCCGCCCGGCGGATCGGCCGGTTCGATCGGCTCGCCGGCGTAGTCCTCGAGGTCCGCCTGCCGGAGGCGCGACTCGATGTCGCCGGCCATGGACTTCAGCGAGCGCAGCTCGTCCTCCATGCGCTTCTCGTCCTGGCGGGACTTCCAGAAGTAGGCCTCGTCGCGGGTGTCCTCGGCCAGCAGGACGACCACGCGACCCTCGGTCTGGCGGCCGGTCCGGCCCTTCCGCTGGATGGATCTGATCGCCGTGGGAACGGGCTCGTAGAAGAGGACGAGGTCCACCTCGGGGACGTCCAGCCCCTCCTCGGCGACGCTGGTCGAGACGAGCACCTCGAACTCGCCGGCCCGGAAGCGATCGAGCGTCTCCTGCTGTTCGGTCTGGGTCATCCCCTCGCTGCCCTCGGTGTCGCTCTGGCCGACGAACTTCCGGGTCTCGAAGTGGTCGTCGAGGAAGTCCGTCAGCGTCTCGGCGGTGTCTCGCGACTCCGTGAAGACGATGACGCGCTCGCCGTTCTCGATGCCGAGCGTCTCGGCCAGCAGCATGCGCGTCCGGCGGAACTTCGGGTGGAGGTCGTCGTACTCCTCGGCCCGGCGCATCGCCTCCTTGACGCTCGGGTCCGACACGAGTCGCTGGTCGGCCTTCGAGGCGCCGGACGAGCGTGCGGCCTCCTTCTGGCGCTCGAAGTACCGGCGCAACGCCTCGACGCTCTGGGTCTCGGCGTAGGTGACGGCGGTCCGCAGTTTTCGTACTTCGGCGAGCAGGCTTATCCCCTTGTACCCCTCCGACTGGTCGTTGTCCATCAGCTCCCGCAGCCGGCCCTGGATGCGCTGGATCTCCTTCTCGGAGACGTCGGGCGTGGTCGAGGAGGTCACGCCCAGTTGCTTGAGCTTCGTGAGTCGCTCTTTCACCACGTCGTTGAGGGCGTCGCGGATCTCCTCGACCGTCTCGGGCAGTTCGACGCGCTCCCACTGGACGTCGGTGTCGTGGGTGAACTCCGCGACGTCGGCGTCGTCCTCGGTCATGACCGCCACCTCGCGCAGCCCGAGGTTGGCGCAGACCTCGAGGATCCCCTCCTCGTCGCCGCCGGGCGAGGCGGACATCCCCGTCACGAGCGGGTCGTCGGCCTCGGCGTGGTAGCGCTCGGCGATGTAGTTGTAGGCGTAGTCGCCGGTGGCGCGGTGGCACTCGTCGAAGGTGCAGTGAGTCACGTTCGAGAGGTCGATCCGGTTGCCGACGAGGTCGTTCTCGACGACCTGCGGCGTGGCGATGACGACGCGGGCGTCCTCCCACAGTTCGGCCCGGTCGTCCGGTCGGACCTCGCCGGTGAACACGACGATCTCGTCATCGGGCACCTGCAGGGCCTCGCGGTAGAACTCGGCGTGCTGCTGGACGAGCGGCTTGGTCGGCGCCAGCAGCAGCGACTTCCAGGCGGCGTCCTGGATCCGCTCGGCGGTCACCAGCAGCGAGACGGTGGTCTTCCCCAGTCCGGTCGGCAGGCAGACGAGCGTGTGGTCGCGCAGGGCCGTGTCCGCCAGTTGCCGCTGGTAACTGCGCTCCTCCAGCAGCCCCGGCGTCACGAGCGGCTGATCGACGTACGCGCCGTCGCTCTCTCCCTCGGCGTCGGACTGGGCCATCTGGCGAGCGGTTCGCCCTCGGCGAGGTTAAGCGTTCGCGTAGCGCGGTGGAAGTGGTCCGGGACGGCCGCCGCGCCGCCGACGCGCCTCGGAAAGCCGCCGGGGCTTAAGGGCCAGCGGCCGTAGGACCGCGCTATGACCATCTACGAGACGGAGGTCCCGGGCGTGGGCCACAAGTTCGAGATGGACCTCGACGGCGACGAACGGCTGGTCGTCATCATCCATCACGACGGGAAGCGGGACGTCTACCGCCGGCCGGACCCCGACGCCGACAGCGAGCAGCTGTTCTCGCTGACGGGCAAACAGGCCCGTCAACTGGGGTCGATCCTGGAGGGCGCGTACTTCCAGCCCGTCGAACTCGACGAGGTGGAGGTGCCGCTGGGCGACGCCATCATCGAGTGGTACGAGGTCGGCGAGTCGGAACTGACGGGCCAGACCCTGAAGGAGGCGAACCTCCGGGAGCGGGTCGGCGTCTCGGTCATCGCCATCCAGCGCGGCGATGAGACCATTCCCAATCCCCGGCCGGAGACGACGATCGAGGCCGAGGACACCGTCGTGACCATCGGAAAGCGCGACGAGCAGCAGGCCCTCTCCGACCTCCTGGGAGAGTAATGGCGGCTGGCCTGCTGGAGGTCGGCGTCGCGATCGCCGTCCTCGCGCTCGCCGGACTGATCGCCCTCCGGGTCGGGCTGTCGGTGATCCCCGCCTACATCGTCGCCGGGATCCTCGTCGGGCCGAACCCGCCGACCTCGGTGGCCGGCGTCTCCCTTCAGATCGTCCCGACGGGCGAGTTCGTCGAGATAGCGGCCGAGATCGGGATCGTTCTCCTCCTCTTCTTCCTCGGGCTGGAGTTCAGCGTCGGCCAGTTGCTCTCGGACTGGCGGCGGATCACCGCCGCGGGGACAGTCGACTTCCTGATCAACTTCGGACTGGGCGTCGCGCTGGGGATCGCCTTCGGGCGGACGCCGCTGGAGGTCGCCTTCATAGCGGGGATCGTCTACATCTCCTCCAGCGCCATCGTCACGAAGTCGCTGATCGAGCAGGGGTGGGTCGCCAACCCGGAGGCCGATTCCATCCTCGGGACGCTGGTGTACGAGGACATCCTGATCGCGGTGTACCTCGCCGTCCTGACCGCGGTCGTCGGCGGCGCCGGCGAGGCCTCCGCGGTCGCCGTCGACGTGGCCCGCGCGTTCGCGGTCCTCGGGGCCATCGCCGCCGTCGCCTGGTACGCCACGGAGTACGTCGAGCGGGCCTTCGACCTGCCGACCGACGAGCTGTTCGTGCTGGGCGTGGTCGGCACGACGACGCTGATCGCGGGCGCGGCGCTGGCGACCGGCGTCAGCGAGGCGGTCGCCGCCTTCTTCGTCGGGACGGCGTTCAGCCAGACCGACCACGTCGAGAAGATCGAGGACCTCGTCGCGCCCGTCCGGGATTTCTTCGCCGCCGTCTTCTTCCTCTCGATCGGGCTGGCGACGGACGTGACGCTGCTCGCCGACGTGGCGCTGCTGCTGGGCGTCGCCGTGATCGCGACGACCCTCTCGAAATTGGTCAGCGGGACGATCAGCGGCCGTATCTACGGCCTGACGCCGACGCGGTCGCTCCGCACCGGGATCGGGCTGGTGCCCCGCGGGGAGTTCTCGCTGGTCATCGCCGCGCTGGCGACCGGGGCCGGCGGCACGCTCGCGGAGGTCGTGCCGGCCTTCGCCGTCGGCTACGTCCTCGCGATGAGCGTCGTCGGGACGGTGCTCATCCAGGAGGCCGACAGCGTCACGGGGGCGCTCGTGCCGCTGTTCGAGCGGTCCTGAGGCGGAGGGGCGTTCACGTCCTCCCCGCCGCCTCGCCACCGACGCCCGTCAGTCCACGAACTCCAGTTCGCCGTCGTCGGCCTCCTCGACGCGGGTTGCGTCGAGCGTGTAGGGCCACCAGTCGAGGTCGACGTGGACCTCCTCGTCTCCCGACTGCCAGCGCTCGTAGTCGACGCGCTCCCAGTCGTCCTCGTAGTCGAGGCCGGCGTTCCAGCCCAGCTCCTCCCAGGTGTTCTCGTCGACTTCCGGCGAGGGCTCCAGCACGAACTCGCCTTCCTCCCGGTCGACGTCGACGACCGTCCCCAGCGGCGTCCCGTCGGCGACGACCCGCTCGTCCACGTACCGGTCCAGATCTGACTCCTCGACCATAGTCGTCGTACTCCGGCGGGGCGATTGAACGGCGGGCTTGCCACGGCAAGTCGCTCCTTCGAGGGGGAAGCCCGGCGCCGCTCGTCACAGCAGACCGGCGGGCAGGTACGTCAGTGTGGCGTACATGACCACGGCGGCGCTGATGGGGATGGTGAGGTTGTCGTCGATGACGTAGCCGCGGATGACGGGCTTGACGCCGTCGGCGACGGTGGCGGCGATCCCGCCCAGCACGGCCGCCGCCGGCGGGACGAAGGGCGCGGCCAGCAGCGTCGCGACGCCGAACGTCGCCAGGAGGACGTACCCCTCCTTGGCGGTCTTGAGCTGGCCGGAGCTCAGCAGGCCGCTGACGGGGTCGGCGATGGTGAGCATCAGCATGGCGGGTACGGCGACCTGGGGCGGCGGCGGGAAGGCGAAGACGACGACGGCCATCCCGACGGCGCCCAGGAAGTAGCCCGCGAGGTTGTCCTCCTCGTACTCGCGGGTGAGCCGGTCGAAGATGCGCCAGTCGAGGCCGACGAACAGCCGGACGACCTCCAGCGCCAGCCCGGCGACGAGGGCGACGGCCAGCAGCGCCCGCAGGACGTCCCAGGTGACCGGTTCGAGCAGCACGTACGACAGCGGCACCGCCGTCGTGCTCGCGTGGACCAGCCGCCGGGCGACTTCGTCTGGCATGTCGACGCTTCGCCTCAGACGTCCTCGAAGGACAGCTCGCCGTCCCGGAGCGCGACGAGCGTCTCGGCGAG of the Halomicrobium salinisoli genome contains:
- a CDS encoding cation:proton antiporter regulatory subunit, whose amino-acid sequence is MTIYETEVPGVGHKFEMDLDGDERLVVIIHHDGKRDVYRRPDPDADSEQLFSLTGKQARQLGSILEGAYFQPVELDEVEVPLGDAIIEWYEVGESELTGQTLKEANLRERVGVSVIAIQRGDETIPNPRPETTIEAEDTVVTIGKRDEQQALSDLLGE
- a CDS encoding DEAD/DEAH box helicase gives rise to the protein MAQSDAEGESDGAYVDQPLVTPGLLEERSYQRQLADTALRDHTLVCLPTGLGKTTVSLLVTAERIQDAAWKSLLLAPTKPLVQQHAEFYREALQVPDDEIVVFTGEVRPDDRAELWEDARVVIATPQVVENDLVGNRIDLSNVTHCTFDECHRATGDYAYNYIAERYHAEADDPLVTGMSASPGGDEEGILEVCANLGLREVAVMTEDDADVAEFTHDTDVQWERVELPETVEEIRDALNDVVKERLTKLKQLGVTSSTTPDVSEKEIQRIQGRLRELMDNDQSEGYKGISLLAEVRKLRTAVTYAETQSVEALRRYFERQKEAARSSGASKADQRLVSDPSVKEAMRRAEEYDDLHPKFRRTRMLLAETLGIENGERVIVFTESRDTAETLTDFLDDHFETRKFVGQSDTEGSEGMTQTEQQETLDRFRAGEFEVLVSTSVAEEGLDVPEVDLVLFYEPVPTAIRSIQRKGRTGRQTEGRVVVLLAEDTRDEAYFWKSRQDEKRMEDELRSLKSMAGDIESRLRQADLEDYAGEPIEPADPPGGTDRGDGGQDDGGASGGDSSGGDSSDGESGDGQAGLDAFAGDDAEGATALEDDTEGGDARDDDADDSPAGSTGNEGVEAGRSEEDGVAEEEGITPEPHAEGEAVEVVADQRELDSTIARDLSTREGIETRLETLAVGDYVLSDRVAVERKTVADFLDTLTGGDRSMFEQVGDAARHYARPVVVIEGDDLYGARNVHHKAIQGALASLTVDFGASVLRTNDEDETADLLETVATREQEESDREVSVHGEKQSKTLTEQQEYVVASVAEVGPVTARTLLEHFGSVEAVMTAGEEDLLEVEGVGEVTAERIREVVGSGYDA
- a CDS encoding cation:proton antiporter, which translates into the protein MAAGLLEVGVAIAVLALAGLIALRVGLSVIPAYIVAGILVGPNPPTSVAGVSLQIVPTGEFVEIAAEIGIVLLLFFLGLEFSVGQLLSDWRRITAAGTVDFLINFGLGVALGIAFGRTPLEVAFIAGIVYISSSAIVTKSLIEQGWVANPEADSILGTLVYEDILIAVYLAVLTAVVGGAGEASAVAVDVARAFAVLGAIAAVAWYATEYVERAFDLPTDELFVLGVVGTTTLIAGAALATGVSEAVAAFFVGTAFSQTDHVEKIEDLVAPVRDFFAAVFFLSIGLATDVTLLADVALLLGVAVIATTLSKLVSGTISGRIYGLTPTRSLRTGIGLVPRGEFSLVIAALATGAGGTLAEVVPAFAVGYVLAMSVVGTVLIQEADSVTGALVPLFERS
- a CDS encoding dolichol kinase, which codes for MPDEVARRLVHASTTAVPLSYVLLEPVTWDVLRALLAVALVAGLALEVVRLFVGLDWRIFDRLTREYEEDNLAGYFLGAVGMAVVVFAFPPPPQVAVPAMLMLTIADPVSGLLSSGQLKTAKEGYVLLATFGVATLLAAPFVPPAAAVLGGIAATVADGVKPVIRGYVIDDNLTIPISAAVVMYATLTYLPAGLL